From bacterium:
CGTCGCCTCGCTCGATCAGCTTGGCCATGGGCTCGGTCGCATCGTCGACGGTATGCGCCGCATTCTCATAAGCCCGCACTCGAAAGGGGTTCGCACCCTGAATCTGCAAGAGCAGGCCCATGCGCCGAAACACGGCGGCGATCTCGGAGTTCTCCATGTCGAAAGTCTCGCACAGGAGTGGCGAGACCGCTGAAGCTACGAGCCCGTTGGAGAATCCGGCTCGACTTCGATTCCGAGCTCGCTCTCGAGCCTCTTGATCCGGTTTCGAAGACGCTGCTGTTCTTGTTCCAGCTCTCGCCGCAGCTCGCCGGCTGCACCTTGGTACTCGGCTCCGGCCTCGGCAACGACCTCCCCGGTCTCGATCTCGCTGACGCCGATACGTAAATCGAGCACCTCGGCGAGCCGCTC
This genomic window contains:
- a CDS encoding helix-turn-helix domain-containing protein, which produces MSQLARFLRERLKEIPLGEVGKKADLAGISREQMTRWRRGRLPVNPTLATLERLAEVLDLRIGVSEIETGEVVAEAGAEYQGAAGELRRELEQEQQRLRNRIKRLESELGIEVEPDSPTGS